One part of the Bacillus sp. FJAT-45350 genome encodes these proteins:
- the dat gene encoding D-amino-acid transaminase, whose translation MGYVLYQDELIKKEDAKIDFDDRGYYFGDGIYEVMRIYEGIPFALDEHLERFFTSAKKLDIDATYTKEGLITLIKKLIDKNKLINGIVYLQMTRNISPRTHLYERNRHPVLTGFTSSIEGMSKPSSPIDVWMTPDIRWLRCDIKTINLLGNVLAKRLAADHNCTEALQHRDGTVTEGSSSNLFIVKDNRIYTHPATNLILNGITRQIVITLAKQLDIPVVEEPFTLAELREADEVFATSTSLEVTSIKKIMGDIEANFHHGEITKKLEVAYTERVEIEIRK comes from the coding sequence ATGGGCTACGTACTATACCAGGATGAACTAATAAAAAAAGAAGATGCTAAAATCGATTTTGATGATAGAGGCTACTATTTTGGAGATGGCATCTATGAAGTAATGAGAATTTATGAAGGAATCCCCTTTGCTTTAGATGAGCACTTAGAACGCTTTTTTACTAGTGCTAAGAAACTAGATATAGATGCTACTTATACAAAGGAAGGTCTCATTACATTAATAAAAAAATTAATTGATAAAAATAAACTTATCAATGGAATTGTCTATCTACAAATGACAAGGAATATAAGTCCTAGAACTCATCTATATGAACGAAATCGGCATCCAGTTCTTACAGGATTTACTTCATCCATCGAAGGAATGAGTAAGCCTTCTTCTCCAATTGATGTTTGGATGACACCTGATATCCGCTGGCTTCGATGTGATATAAAAACAATAAATTTACTTGGGAATGTGCTGGCAAAAAGGTTAGCTGCTGATCATAATTGTACAGAAGCTTTACAACATAGAGACGGAACTGTAACCGAGGGCTCTTCTTCAAACTTGTTTATCGTAAAAGATAATAGAATCTATACACATCCAGCTACAAATTTAATTTTGAATGGAATTACAAGACAAATCGTCATTACACTAGCAAAACAATTAGATATCCCTGTTGTTGAGGAACCATTTACATTAGCTGAGTTGAGAGAAGCAGATGAAGTTTTTGCTACAAGCACAAGTCTAGAAGTGACTTCAATTAAAAAAATAATGGGAGATATAGAAGCCAATTTTCACCATGGTGAAATCACAAAAAAGCTAGAAGTAGCCTATACTGAACGTGTTGAAATAGAAATAAGAAAATAA
- a CDS encoding rhodanese-like domain-containing protein — MEFILWGILLGFIIYLIAKRFITPKYLKELNQEEFKAGYRKAQLIDVREPREFEGGHILGARNIPMSQMRQRMNEVRNDQPVYLYCQSGSRSKQAASYLKKKRGCEDLNHLKGGFRKWDGKIKKK, encoded by the coding sequence ATGGAATTTATTTTATGGGGTATTCTTTTAGGTTTTATTATCTATCTTATTGCTAAACGATTTATAACTCCAAAGTATTTAAAGGAGTTAAATCAAGAAGAGTTCAAAGCTGGCTATCGAAAAGCACAATTAATAGATGTGAGAGAGCCACGAGAATTTGAAGGTGGACATATTTTAGGAGCACGAAATATTCCGATGTCTCAAATGCGTCAACGTATGAACGAAGTAAGAAACGACCAACCTGTCTATTTGTACTGCCAATCTGGTTCTCGTAGTAAGCAAGCAGCTTCTTACTTAAAGAAAAAGCGTGGTTGTGAAGACTTAAATCACCTTAAAGGCGGATTCAGAAAATGGGATGGTAAGATTAAGAAAAAATAA
- the splB gene encoding spore photoproduct lyase, translated as MMEPFVPQLVYIEPRALDYPLGKVLKEKFENMGIEIRETTSHNQVRNIPGDTENQKYRNAKSTLVVGVRKTLKFDTSKPSAEYAIPLATGCMGHCHYCYLQTTMGDKPYIRTYVNLEDIFEVAQKYINEREPEITRFEAACTSDIVGIDHLTHSLKKTIEFIGSTNLGRLRFVTKFHHVDHLLDAKHNGNTRFRFSLNSNYVIKNFEPGTSSFEQRIEAAGKVAKANYPLGFILAPLYRHEGWEEGYKELFEKLAATLPDYATKDLTFELIQHRFTKTAKRTIEKRYPKSKLEMNEDERKYKWGRYGRGKYVYKNEEADELKDTIIGYINHFFPNGKIEYFT; from the coding sequence TTGATGGAACCTTTTGTACCGCAGCTCGTGTATATTGAACCGAGAGCATTAGATTACCCTTTAGGAAAAGTACTAAAAGAAAAGTTTGAAAACATGGGAATAGAAATTAGAGAAACAACATCACATAATCAAGTTCGAAATATACCTGGTGATACAGAAAATCAAAAATATCGAAACGCAAAATCAACACTAGTAGTAGGGGTGCGAAAAACATTAAAATTTGATACTTCTAAACCATCAGCTGAGTATGCCATCCCTTTAGCTACTGGTTGTATGGGACATTGTCATTATTGTTATTTACAAACAACAATGGGAGATAAGCCATATATACGTACTTATGTAAACTTAGAGGATATATTTGAGGTGGCACAAAAGTACATTAACGAAAGAGAGCCAGAAATAACGCGCTTTGAAGCAGCATGTACATCAGATATTGTAGGGATCGACCATTTAACACATTCATTGAAAAAGACAATTGAATTTATTGGTTCAACAAATTTAGGGAGGCTTAGATTTGTCACTAAATTTCATCATGTTGATCATCTTTTAGACGCGAAGCATAACGGAAATACGAGGTTTCGCTTTAGCTTGAATTCCAATTATGTGATTAAGAACTTTGAACCAGGTACATCATCCTTCGAGCAAAGAATTGAAGCTGCGGGAAAAGTAGCTAAAGCAAATTATCCATTAGGTTTTATTCTAGCCCCTCTTTATCGTCATGAAGGGTGGGAAGAGGGTTATAAAGAGCTCTTTGAAAAGTTAGCTGCTACACTTCCTGATTATGCGACGAAGGATTTAACATTTGAATTAATTCAGCATCGATTTACGAAAACAGCCAAAAGAACGATAGAAAAGAGATACCCAAAATCAAAGCTTGAAATGAATGAAGATGAAAGAAAATACAAATGGGGTAGATATGGAAGAGGGAAGTATGTTTATAAAAATGAAGAAGCAGATGAATTAAAGGATACAATTATCGGATATATTAATCACTTTTTTCCAAATGGAAAAATTGAATATTTCACATAA
- a CDS encoding vitamin B12-dependent ribonucleotide reductase, with protein sequence MTMMMSKVMKVNVESLNEDIKQFPQVHPISSDMNITKKGVSRLVMLDRYTFKDTEKKTLKEGDFVVLTVKDDPKFPARGYGFVLDIDWNLNKAKVLVDEEFQHVLEDPEEMKTGVVSRSLDTIEKPLELFYEQIAKRNATGLASVEVDEEVRQTSFEKYYHELVNMNFIPAGRVLYGAGAETDVTYFNCYVMPYVKDSREGISEHRKQVMEIMSRGGGVGTNGSTLRPRNTLARGVNGKSSGSVSWLDDIAKLTHLVEQGGSRRGAQMIMLVDSHPDILEFIISKMQNPKILRFLLEQTNDDQIKSLVKEKLKFTPLNDVESAMYQGIVNFKNVPGQGGFEDKAISEAEEKLITGGNYSVNNPEFLTGANISVCLTKEFMDAVEKDEEYSLRFPDVENYSVEEMAVYNAEWYKCGDVREWESRGFKVRTYRTIKAKELWNLINICATYSAEPGIFFIDNANEMTNAKAYGQKVVATNPCGEQPLAPFSVCNLAAINLAEMADKENQTVNYDKLKQTVEVGVRMQDNVIDATPYFLEQNTKQAKGERRVGLGVMGLHDLLIYCETKYGSEEGNKLVDDVFETIATTAYRTSIELAKEKGSFPFLIGETEEKTKELRQAFINTGYMRKMPEDIRQGILEHGIRNSHLLTVAPTGSTGTMVGVSTGLEPYFSFSYFRSGRLGKFIEVKAEIVQEYLDKHPDADENNLPDWFISTMELPPEAHADVQCIIQRWVDSSLSKTVNAPRGYTVEQVQGVYERLYRGGAKGGTVYVDGSRDAQVLSLKAEENKFDEETAPKEKSKVVLVDTINALRSTNVTIGSEVGDTCPVCREGTVEDLGGCNTCTSCGAQLKCGL encoded by the coding sequence ATGACAATGATGATGTCGAAAGTGATGAAGGTAAATGTGGAGAGTCTTAATGAAGATATTAAGCAGTTCCCTCAGGTTCATCCAATTTCATCAGATATGAACATAACAAAAAAGGGTGTATCAAGGCTCGTTATGCTTGACCGCTACACATTTAAAGATACAGAAAAGAAAACGTTAAAAGAAGGGGATTTCGTTGTTCTTACAGTAAAGGATGACCCGAAGTTTCCAGCAAGAGGATATGGGTTTGTATTAGACATAGATTGGAATTTGAACAAAGCAAAAGTTTTAGTAGATGAAGAGTTCCAACATGTACTTGAAGACCCAGAAGAGATGAAGACTGGAGTAGTTAGTCGTTCATTAGATACAATCGAAAAGCCTTTAGAGTTATTCTATGAGCAAATTGCCAAAAGAAATGCTACAGGACTAGCTTCGGTTGAAGTGGACGAAGAAGTAAGACAAACGTCATTTGAAAAGTATTATCATGAACTAGTAAATATGAACTTTATTCCAGCTGGACGAGTCCTTTATGGAGCGGGCGCTGAAACAGATGTAACCTACTTTAACTGTTACGTAATGCCATATGTGAAGGATTCAAGAGAAGGTATTTCAGAACATCGTAAACAAGTAATGGAAATCATGAGCCGCGGTGGGGGTGTCGGAACGAACGGTTCAACACTTAGACCGAGAAACACACTTGCACGTGGAGTCAATGGAAAATCATCTGGTTCTGTTTCATGGTTAGATGATATCGCCAAGCTTACTCACTTAGTAGAGCAGGGTGGATCAAGACGTGGTGCACAAATGATCATGCTAGTCGATAGCCACCCTGATATTCTTGAATTCATTATTTCAAAAATGCAAAATCCAAAAATACTACGCTTCTTATTGGAACAGACGAATGATGACCAAATTAAGAGCTTAGTAAAGGAAAAGCTTAAATTTACTCCGTTAAATGATGTTGAATCAGCAATGTATCAAGGGATAGTGAATTTCAAGAATGTCCCAGGACAAGGCGGGTTTGAGGATAAAGCTATTAGTGAGGCGGAAGAAAAGTTAATCACAGGTGGTAATTATAGTGTCAACAATCCGGAATTTTTAACTGGTGCAAACATTTCTGTATGTTTAACGAAAGAATTTATGGATGCTGTTGAAAAAGATGAAGAATATTCATTACGTTTCCCGGATGTTGAAAACTACTCTGTAGAAGAGATGGCAGTATATAATGCAGAATGGTATAAATGTGGAGATGTACGTGAATGGGAATCTCGAGGTTTTAAAGTTAGAACATACCGTACAATTAAAGCGAAAGAACTTTGGAACTTAATCAATATTTGCGCTACGTATTCCGCTGAACCAGGGATCTTCTTTATTGATAATGCAAATGAAATGACTAATGCGAAGGCGTATGGTCAGAAGGTAGTAGCGACAAATCCGTGTGGTGAACAACCCCTTGCACCATTTTCAGTTTGTAACCTTGCAGCTATTAATTTAGCTGAGATGGCAGATAAAGAGAACCAAACAGTTAACTACGATAAGCTTAAGCAAACGGTTGAAGTTGGCGTTCGTATGCAAGATAATGTTATCGACGCAACACCTTACTTCTTAGAGCAAAATACAAAGCAAGCCAAAGGTGAGCGTCGAGTAGGGTTAGGAGTTATGGGCTTACATGACCTACTGATTTATTGTGAAACCAAATACGGCTCTGAAGAAGGAAACAAGCTTGTTGATGATGTATTTGAAACAATAGCAACAACTGCTTATCGTACAAGTATTGAATTAGCAAAAGAAAAGGGAAGCTTCCCATTCTTAATAGGTGAAACAGAAGAAAAAACAAAGGAATTAAGACAAGCCTTTATTAACACAGGATATATGAGAAAAATGCCAGAGGATATCCGTCAAGGAATCCTAGAGCATGGAATTCGTAACTCTCATTTATTAACTGTTGCTCCTACAGGAAGTACAGGAACAATGGTCGGTGTAAGTACTGGGCTTGAGCCATACTTCTCATTTTCTTATTTCAGAAGTGGTCGTCTTGGTAAATTTATTGAAGTAAAAGCGGAAATTGTTCAAGAATACTTGGATAAGCATCCAGATGCAGATGAAAATAATTTACCTGATTGGTTTATTTCTACAATGGAATTACCACCAGAAGCTCATGCAGATGTTCAGTGTATTATTCAGCGTTGGGTTGATAGTTCATTATCAAAAACAGTAAATGCTCCTCGTGGTTATACTGTTGAGCAAGTACAGGGAGTATATGAGCGTTTATACCGTGGGGGTGCAAAAGGCGGAACGGTGTATGTCGATGGTAGTCGTGACGCACAGGTTCTATCACTCAAAGCGGAAGAAAATAAATTTGATGAAGAGACTGCACCTAAGGAAAAGAGCAAAGTTGTTCTTGTTGATACGATAAATGCATTACGTTCAACGAATGTTACGATTGGTTCTGAAGTTGGAGATACGTGTCCTGTTTGTCGTGAGGGTACAGTTGAAGACTTAGGTGGATGTAATACGTGTACAAGCTGTGGCGCACAATTGAAGTGCGGTCTATAA
- the gcvPB gene encoding aminomethyl-transferring glycine dehydrogenase subunit GcvPB: MLEKDQALVFEISKPGRVGHSLPVLDIAEEKIEELIPAEFLRENEPELPEVSELDIMRHYTALSRRNHGVDSGFYPLGSCTMKYNPKINEDVVRYPGFSSIHPYQEENQVQGALQLMYELQQDLAEITGMDEVTLQPAAGAHGEWTGLMLIRAYHEANGDFHRTKVIVPDSAHGTNPASATVAGFESVTVRTDENGMVDLEHLKEVVSDDVAALMLTNPNTLGLFEEYIVEMAKVVHESGGKLYYDGANSNAILGIARPGDMGFDVVHLNLHKTFTGPHGGGGPGSGPVGVKKDLIPYLPKPLVVKKGDHYGFDYDRPQSIGRVKPYYGNFGINVRAFTYIRTMGAEGLKKVSEYAVLNANYMMRRLEPHFDLPYKQHCKHEFVLSGKRQKLLGVRTLDIAKRLLDFGYHPPTIYFPLNVEECMMIEPTETESKETLDEFIDAMIQIAKETEENPEVVQEAPHHTVIGRLDETTAARKPILRYSK, from the coding sequence ATGCTAGAGAAGGATCAAGCACTTGTATTCGAGATTAGTAAACCAGGTCGTGTTGGCCATAGCTTACCTGTGTTAGATATTGCAGAAGAAAAAATTGAAGAATTAATTCCAGCTGAATTTTTACGTGAAAATGAGCCTGAGCTACCAGAAGTATCAGAGCTTGATATTATGCGTCACTATACTGCTTTATCACGTAGAAATCATGGGGTTGATTCTGGATTTTATCCATTAGGTTCTTGTACGATGAAGTATAATCCGAAAATAAATGAAGATGTTGTTCGATATCCTGGATTTTCAAGCATCCATCCATATCAAGAAGAAAACCAAGTTCAAGGTGCACTTCAATTAATGTACGAATTACAGCAAGATTTAGCTGAAATTACAGGTATGGATGAAGTAACACTTCAACCAGCAGCAGGGGCTCATGGAGAGTGGACTGGATTAATGCTAATCCGCGCTTACCATGAAGCAAACGGTGACTTCCATCGTACGAAGGTCATCGTTCCTGACTCAGCACACGGAACAAATCCTGCAAGTGCGACGGTTGCTGGATTTGAGTCAGTAACAGTACGTACTGATGAAAATGGAATGGTTGATCTAGAGCATTTAAAAGAGGTAGTTTCTGATGATGTAGCTGCACTCATGTTAACAAACCCTAATACATTAGGTTTATTTGAGGAATATATTGTTGAAATGGCGAAGGTTGTCCATGAATCTGGAGGAAAGCTTTATTATGATGGTGCAAACTCTAATGCAATTTTGGGGATTGCAAGACCTGGGGATATGGGGTTTGATGTAGTTCACTTAAACTTACACAAAACATTCACTGGTCCACATGGTGGTGGAGGTCCAGGCTCAGGACCTGTTGGGGTGAAAAAGGATTTAATTCCTTATTTACCGAAGCCATTAGTAGTAAAAAAAGGTGACCATTATGGATTTGACTATGATCGTCCACAATCAATCGGTCGAGTGAAGCCGTACTACGGAAACTTCGGAATCAATGTTCGTGCATTTACGTATATTCGTACTATGGGAGCGGAAGGATTAAAAAAAGTTTCTGAATATGCTGTCTTAAATGCAAACTATATGATGAGAAGATTAGAACCACACTTTGACTTACCTTACAAGCAACATTGTAAGCATGAGTTTGTATTATCAGGTAAACGTCAAAAATTACTTGGAGTTCGTACGTTAGATATTGCTAAACGTTTACTAGACTTTGGCTATCATCCACCAACAATTTACTTTCCATTAAATGTTGAGGAATGTATGATGATTGAGCCAACAGAAACAGAATCAAAGGAAACACTGGATGAATTTATTGATGCAATGATTCAAATTGCAAAAGAAACAGAAGAGAATCCAGAGGTTGTTCAAGAAGCGCCTCATCACACGGTAATTGGTCGTCTAGATGAAACGACTGCTGCTCGTAAACCGATCTTACGTTATAGTAAATAA
- a CDS encoding lipoate--protein ligase family protein — MKEIWRYIDSGDCSPSYNMALDEALLDWHSQGKIPPTIRFYGWNPATLSIGYFQKVEKEINMEAVRSYGLGFVRRPTGGRGVLHDKELTYSVIVSEEHPNMPSSVTEAYRIISQGILEGFLDVGLDAYFAVPKSKEEKDALKNPRSAVCFDAPSWYELVVEGRKVAGSAQTRQKGVILQHGSIILDLDEDKLFDLFNYSSEKLRERMQRNFKNKAVAINALREIPLSLEEAKLAFKKGFEKGLNIELEPYTLTVEEEEHVRLIEKERYANEEWNYRK, encoded by the coding sequence ATGAAAGAAATTTGGCGTTACATTGATTCTGGAGATTGTTCTCCTTCTTATAATATGGCTTTAGATGAAGCATTACTTGACTGGCATAGTCAAGGTAAGATTCCACCTACGATTCGGTTTTATGGATGGAATCCTGCTACGTTATCAATTGGATATTTTCAAAAGGTAGAAAAAGAAATCAATATGGAAGCGGTTCGTTCATATGGTCTTGGTTTTGTACGTAGGCCTACAGGTGGAAGAGGGGTGCTACATGATAAGGAATTAACGTACAGTGTCATTGTTTCAGAAGAGCATCCTAATATGCCAAGTAGTGTGACAGAAGCATACCGAATTATTTCACAAGGAATACTTGAGGGGTTTCTAGATGTTGGATTAGATGCTTACTTTGCTGTTCCAAAGTCAAAGGAAGAGAAGGATGCATTAAAAAATCCTCGCTCTGCCGTTTGTTTTGATGCTCCATCATGGTATGAGTTAGTTGTTGAGGGTAGAAAAGTAGCTGGTAGCGCTCAAACGCGCCAGAAAGGCGTAATCTTACAGCATGGTTCGATTATATTAGATCTAGACGAGGACAAGCTCTTTGATTTATTTAATTACTCTAGCGAAAAGTTAAGAGAAAGAATGCAGCGTAATTTCAAAAATAAAGCAGTAGCTATTAATGCACTTAGAGAAATACCTTTATCTCTTGAGGAAGCGAAGTTAGCTTTTAAAAAAGGTTTTGAAAAAGGTCTAAATATCGAGCTTGAACCGTATACGTTAACTGTTGAAGAAGAGGAGCACGTTAGATTAATAGAAAAAGAACGTTATGCAAACGAGGAGTGGAACTATAGAAAATAA
- the gcvPA gene encoding aminomethyl-transferring glycine dehydrogenase subunit GcvPA yields the protein MTHRYLPMTEQDQIEMLEAIGVQSIEELFADIPESIRFKGQLNISDALKEPELIKYFQELASKNVDLQKAVSFLGAGVYEHYIPSIVDHVISRSEFYTAYTPYQPEISQGELQAIFEYQTMICELTGMDIANSSMYDGPTALAESAMMSCGQTKKKKILVSKAVHPEARDVLKTNAKGQNLTVVEIDTADGVTDIDALKNEFDKDTACVIVQYPNFFGSIENLAEIEKLTHSEKSMFIVSSNPVSLGLLKPPGEFGADIVVGDAQPFGIAPQFGGPHCGYFATTTKLMRKIPGRLVGQTTDENGQRGFVLTLQAREQHIRREKATSNICSNQALNALAASVAMTAIGKKGVKEMATQNVQKAAYAKKALKEKGLSVVYANPTFNEFVVNVGKPVSKVNDELLQKGFIGGYDLGRDYSELQGHMLIAVTEVRTKEEIDTFVNELGAIVC from the coding sequence ATGACTCATCGTTACTTACCTATGACAGAGCAAGATCAAATAGAAATGCTAGAAGCAATAGGGGTTCAATCAATTGAAGAGTTATTTGCAGATATTCCGGAAAGTATTCGCTTTAAAGGACAACTAAATATTAGTGATGCTTTAAAAGAGCCTGAATTAATTAAATATTTTCAAGAGTTAGCTAGCAAGAACGTAGATTTACAAAAGGCGGTTTCATTTTTAGGTGCTGGAGTATATGAACACTATATTCCATCAATTGTTGATCATGTTATTTCTCGTTCAGAGTTTTATACAGCATATACTCCTTACCAACCTGAGATTTCTCAAGGGGAGCTTCAAGCCATTTTTGAATATCAAACAATGATTTGTGAACTAACAGGAATGGATATTGCCAATTCTAGTATGTATGACGGCCCGACAGCACTAGCAGAATCAGCAATGATGAGCTGTGGTCAAACGAAAAAAAAGAAAATTCTTGTATCAAAAGCAGTTCATCCCGAAGCACGTGACGTATTAAAAACAAATGCTAAGGGACAAAACTTAACGGTTGTGGAAATTGATACGGCCGACGGAGTTACAGATATTGATGCATTGAAGAACGAATTTGATAAAGACACAGCTTGTGTAATTGTGCAATATCCAAACTTTTTCGGTTCAATCGAGAATCTAGCTGAAATTGAAAAGTTAACTCATTCTGAAAAATCAATGTTTATCGTTTCTAGTAACCCGGTATCATTAGGGTTATTAAAGCCACCTGGTGAATTTGGTGCAGATATCGTTGTAGGGGATGCACAGCCATTTGGTATTGCTCCACAATTCGGTGGACCTCATTGTGGCTATTTTGCTACTACAACAAAATTAATGCGTAAAATACCAGGTCGTTTAGTAGGACAAACGACAGATGAAAATGGTCAACGTGGATTCGTCCTTACACTTCAAGCGCGTGAACAACATATTCGTCGTGAAAAGGCAACATCCAATATTTGTTCTAATCAAGCGTTAAATGCATTAGCAGCTTCAGTTGCAATGACGGCAATCGGGAAAAAAGGTGTCAAAGAAATGGCAACACAAAATGTTCAGAAGGCAGCATATGCAAAAAAAGCATTAAAAGAAAAGGGATTGTCAGTAGTTTATGCTAACCCTACATTTAATGAATTTGTCGTGAATGTCGGAAAACCTGTTTCAAAAGTAAATGACGAGCTTCTACAAAAAGGATTTATTGGTGGTTATGACTTAGGTAGGGATTACTCTGAATTACAAGGTCATATGCTGATTGCAGTAACTGAAGTGCGTACAAAAGAAGAGATTGACACATTTGTAAATGAGTTGGGGGCGATCGTATGCTAG
- the mntR gene encoding transcriptional regulator MntR encodes MPTPSMEDYLERIYQLIEDKGYARVSDIAEALEVHPSSVTKMVQKLDKSEYLIYEKYRGLVLTPKGKKVGKRLVYRHELLEDFMRIIGVEEVNIFQDVEGIEHHLSWDAIDRIGDLVQFFQEDEGRISSLREVQRKNEVEQEQS; translated from the coding sequence ATGCCAACACCTAGTATGGAAGATTATTTAGAGAGAATATATCAATTAATAGAAGATAAAGGATATGCACGGGTTTCTGATATTGCAGAGGCATTGGAGGTTCACCCATCATCAGTAACTAAAATGGTACAGAAATTAGATAAAAGTGAGTATTTAATTTATGAGAAGTATCGTGGATTGGTATTAACACCTAAAGGTAAAAAGGTTGGAAAGCGTCTTGTATATAGACATGAGTTACTTGAAGACTTCATGAGAATAATTGGTGTAGAAGAGGTTAATATATTTCAAGATGTAGAAGGGATCGAACATCACTTAAGTTGGGATGCTATCGATCGTATCGGGGATTTAGTTCAGTTTTTCCAGGAAGACGAAGGAAGAATTAGTTCATTACGAGAAGTACAACGAAAAAACGAAGTGGAACAAGAGCAATCATAA
- a CDS encoding patatin-like phospholipase family protein: MKVDGVFAGGGVRAFTFIGVLEEMESQGYTFERLAGTSAGAIIAALIKAGFTSKELRDVLEPLDLSTFMDKTNKLLPFRFIQWIGVYYRLGLYKGDKLEEWLEEILRQKGIRTFEDLPKGSLKIIASDLTRGRILVLPDDLKEYGMIPEKFSVARAIRMSCSIPYFFQPVKLYNTMKDKSIIVDGGVLSNFPMWVFMEDEKMKLKRPVIGFRLTPELDEIPANKITNAFDMFHSLFETMRKAHDVRYISKHHAANIVFIPFDEVKATNFLLNDKEKEALIAIGREHTRAFLKKWRY, translated from the coding sequence ATGAAAGTTGATGGAGTATTTGCTGGGGGAGGCGTTCGTGCGTTTACTTTTATTGGCGTACTAGAGGAAATGGAAAGCCAAGGATATACATTTGAAAGATTGGCTGGTACAAGTGCAGGAGCAATTATAGCGGCGTTAATTAAGGCGGGGTTTACAAGTAAGGAGCTTAGAGACGTATTAGAGCCTTTAGATTTATCTACTTTTATGGATAAAACTAATAAACTTTTACCATTCCGTTTTATTCAGTGGATTGGGGTGTATTATCGTCTAGGTCTTTACAAAGGGGATAAATTAGAGGAGTGGCTCGAAGAAATTTTAAGGCAGAAAGGGATAAGGACATTTGAGGATCTTCCAAAAGGGTCTTTAAAAATTATTGCTTCAGATCTTACTCGAGGTCGAATATTGGTACTGCCTGATGATTTAAAAGAGTACGGTATGATTCCAGAAAAGTTTTCTGTTGCTAGAGCTATTAGAATGAGTTGTTCGATCCCGTATTTTTTTCAACCTGTAAAGTTGTACAATACGATGAAGGATAAGTCGATTATAGTAGATGGTGGTGTCTTAAGTAACTTCCCTATGTGGGTTTTTATGGAAGATGAAAAGATGAAATTAAAACGCCCTGTCATTGGATTTCGATTAACACCAGAATTAGATGAAATTCCAGCTAATAAAATCACTAATGCATTTGATATGTTTCATTCGTTATTTGAAACAATGAGAAAAGCTCACGATGTTCGTTATATTTCTAAACACCATGCGGCGAATATCGTATTTATTCCTTTTGATGAAGTAAAGGCAACTAACTTTCTTTTGAATGATAAAGAAAAAGAAGCTCTTATAGCCATCGGAAGAGAGCATACAAGAGCTTTTTTAAAGAAATGGCGATATTGA